The DNA window GTTATGTCAATCCCTACAAGGCGATCCAGCATGTGATGGAGCTTCAAGGGCTGACACTTCCCGATGACGGAAATGACACCCCTGAAGAATCGATTGCAACCAGTATCGGACTCGCCCCAGAATCGTCAGCATTAGGATCGATCATCCCTGGAGGGGATGAGGATTTTTACACCTTTACCTTTCCTGACACCTATTCATCGCTTCGCATTGAATTGCTAGCGGGAAATCACGAGATCAATGGACCATTTTATGCCCACCTTTATACAGATGGTTACTTGCTCGGCGAACCTTTTTTCTCGGTCACCCCTTATCCGGGTGGGTCTTATGATGCCTCTTTGGTCCCTCCTCGCCAAAGATATGACGTGAAGATAAAGGGACTTGACGATACCTTCGGTAATTATCGTCTTCGATTCATTCGGAGTAACGGCGCCGTTTCACCCGATCGTTATGATGATCAATCTCCCACGGGAGAGGCTCGAAATGACCGACGGGAAGATGCCGCAAGACTCGGTATTGATTCCGGAGGTGAAATCACACGAGAGGATCTGATCAGTCCCTTCGGGGCAAGGGTCATGGATCTGAATTTCGATCGGGCCGCCGGAGGCACGAGTCCGTATCCTGCCGACCCTGAGGATCTCGACATTGATTATTTCATTCTCGAACTCCCCTCAGAGGTACCAACAGGTCAATTTGGGATACTTGGAACCGACTGTCTTTCAGACGATGCCCTTACATCGATGGAAGCGGAAATAGAAGGTCTTAGGGGTCGCGATATGGACCTCAACTATTCACCAGGATATCTCCAGGTCTATGCAGAACCTTACCATTACTTGGATCATGATTGGCCTGAAAGTATTCATATCGAGCTTTTCAACGGCGACACATGGGCCCCGCTCGAACTCGAATCGATTCCACCGATCGATTTTGGACTCCCCGGTTATGATACCAGAGAGGAAGGAACAGATATCACCCTCACTGGACCGCCTGTACTCACATGTCCTCGTCAAAAGGTTCCATCAGGCCGTATCGGAATAAAAGTGACCTCAACAGGTACAGCAGAACCAAGAAATTTTTACAATCTCACATTGAAGTATCGAGGATGGGGAATCTATCCTGTAGAACACCGAAATCCACTTCCCCCTTTGGAGCTCCTGCTCGATATTAGCCGCCTGCTGGCTCTCTTTAAGGATTTTGACCTCACGGGGGGTAACTCCGAAAAGTGGTTCTCGTTTCAATATCCTAAAATTCTTGACAAATGTGCAAACACAGCCTGCCCTGATCCACTACCGGATTATTTTGTCATCAGTCTTCAGAATGAACTCAGGGACTTTATTTTCGAGGTCATGACTGACTCCACCTGTCATCTCAATACAAGGTTCCTCGATAACCAAAAAAGTCCGATACACGCCCGTGAAAAAATGGAGATACGAAAGGATGGCCGACGAGAAACGAAAGGGTTTCAGATCGACAGGCTCACAAAAGGAAAATATCTCATTGAGATCGACGGCAGCTCTCCTTGTCCCTATCAGATAAGAATGGGGAATAAGAGACGTCAAAAAGGTTAATAATAAGGGATATAATTACAGGCCTCGGCTTCAGTCTCTGTAGAATTCAGGATCTGAATTCCCAAAGTTGTACGATCATCGAGTTGATAAGTAATTGTTGATTGGCATCTTTGCATGTTGTCGACAGGGGAAGTCCAATACGTAATGGTGGTACACTGACCACTCTCGACGATTCTTTTCAATTCTTCCAGATCTTCAGGCGGATTCTCAAATACCTGATCACCCCATGTCTGAGATAAATTCGGTCGATGGCTAGCAGCATTGATACGAGCCTCAATCTCCTCACAATTGTTATAATATTGATTGTTTAAACACTCCCGATCCCCTTTGGCGCACGACTCCTCAGCCGCTCTGCCACCACAAGCCCAGGCCAATGACGCCCCTACTGCGGCCAAGACTGTTAAGAATCGACTCATTGAGAACCCCCCTTTTTAATAATTCTTACCAAGAGACACATCATGTGTTATCGATTTCGAATCAAAAAAGTTGCTTCCCCAAAAAGTCTTCTTAAAATTCATCGTGTTAACCTGTTACCTGCTAGTTGACACCTTTTCTTCACTTTGCTACCAAGGCGCAGGCATTGAACAAATATTCAAACAGAACAAGGAGGAATAATATGAAGGCTTTAAGGTTACTCACGTTGGTTGCGGTTCTCTTGGTGTCAGGTCTCTTGCTTCTTCCGGAATTACACTCTCAGGGAGCCGCGGGAACGATCAAGGGGACAGTCAAGCTGACAGGGACCCCCCCTGCGGTCAAGCCGCTCAAGAAACAGGCCGACCCGTACTGTGCCAAAAACCCCTCCAATGATGAGACGGTTGTTGTCAATGGCAATGGGACCCTCAAGAATGTGGCCGTGAGGATCAAGGGACCTGTTGTAGGCGCTGTCGCCTCCCCTACAACTGTTAATGTGACTCTGGATCAGAATCAGTGCATGTATGTCCCTCGTGTTGCTGCCTTGGGGTTGGGGCAGAAGCTTAGTATCAAGAATAGCGATCCGGTTCTCCACAACGTTCATTGTTATAATGGACCGCAGACCTGCTTCAACCAGGCCCAGATGAAGGGGGCGAAGGATATTGAGAAGGAGCTGGCCCCTGGTCTCTACAAGATGAAGTGTGATGTCCATCCCTGGATGACCGGTTACGTCGTTGTGGGTGAAAATCCATTTGTTTCCGTTACGGGGGGTACCGGTGAATTTTCGCTCGCCAATGTTCCCGCTGGAACCTACACCGTAGAGGCCTGGCACGAGCTGTACGGAACTCAAACAGCTCAAGTGACGGTCGCTGCCGGTGGAGCCGCAACGGCTGATTTTACGTTTGCAGTGAAGTAGGGAAGAGACGAAGTTATTTACTGTCGGTAAAAACACCGAGACAGAATCCAATGGTGCTGCCGAGGAGAACTCCGCCAAGAGTTCCTCCGAGAACAGCCCCGAGACCTCTCCATAGTCCAAGGCCGTTTCTTGCCTTGATAAGGCCAAGCGTAAAGCCGACATCCCCTGCCAGGAAACCTCCAATGAGAGAGAAGGTGACGGGCCTTTTTATTCTGTCTTGGTAACCTTGTCCCGGATTGAGGCACTCCAGGCCATAGCTCCCGATGAGTCTTTGCAACGCCTCAGGATCATTGGGATCATGCGGCAGATCTTCCATTTCGGGGATGCCATTTTTATTGCCATATTTCGACTGGTCAATGTTTTGGCAGAGTACGGGAATACAATGGCAGACATCAGATTGAATCGGGGTCAAGGCCACAGGTTTGTTCTCCTATCACCCCTTTTATCGTTTGATGAGGGAGAGAGATTGCTGAAAAAATTCACTGTCCGACAAAACGGGTCTAAGCCCGAGAGGAACAGTTAAAGGGGGAGAGATCGTTACCCACGATTTGCAGCCCCGATAAGAGGTCTTCATCGGCAGTTCGATCATTTGAGGAAGTTCATAGACCCGGAGGATAAGGAGGGTCAGTCGGCCGTCCCCTCGATAATCAAAGCGACTTTCGAGAAAGGAGTTTGTCCAAATATGTTCTTTAAGAAGGTGATGCAAGGAACGTTTATCTTGACACACAACGGTAGCCGTCACTTCCGCAAAATATTGAAGGAGAATTTTTCCTTGTGACTCTTCGGAACCGATGAGCTCAAGATCAAGATAAAACTCCGGCTTAATCTCTTCCCGGTTTTGGTGGAGGGTCGTCGGAAAAAGAAAGAAACTCCGGTTTTCCACGACAAATCCTTCTGTCTCCTCGGAGATCCCCCCTTTTCGTGCAACAAAGATCTGCCGGCCCTCACCGAGCGCCTTGCAGACAATTGCCCACTCTTTAAGAAGCTTGTTGCAGGTTTTTTCCTTCATCTCTTTTCCTCACAACGGCTTCCCTCTTGAAGGTCAGGGCGATCGCTGCCCCGACAAAATACCAGAGCCCCGAATTCAGTTTTCTCAAAAGTTCCAGTGAAACTCCTGTGGCAGGATCGAACCCGAGCCAGTGAAACAGGACGCCATAAGTTCCCTCCAAAATGCCGAGGTTACCAGGAAACAGAAAAAAAAGAACGGTCATGAGAAGCGACATGGAGGAGAAGATAATCGCCTCAAGAAAACCTAAGGGAATGTTCAGAAACTTAAGCAGAAGGAAAATTTCAAGGGCGACCGTCAGGCGGGCGACAACGATAATCCCAACCGCCTTCAAAAAGTCGGAATGTCCCTTTTCGTAATAACGTCGTATCGAGGTGTCGATCTCCTTCGTTTTTTCAACCCAGGTTGGTTTGATCCATCTTTTAAAACCGATTCTGCCCAGAAGATTCAGCAATGATTCAAAGGCGGTTTTTTTCTGGTGTGAGATAATAAAAAAGAGTCCCGCAAAAAGGAGGCCGACAAGGAGCCAAAGGGTTAATTGGGGCAGAAGAGAAAGGGGGAGTCGGAAGCTGGCCAGCATGAGTCCCAAAAGAACGATAATCCCCCCACCAAAGGTCATGACGGTCCGGTCGATGATGACGGATCCAGCCTGATCGGTCCTTGAGAGCCTTTTCCCCATGAGAAGGATTCGGGCCGTGTCTCCGCCCAAAAAGTGGACAGGGGTCGATCGGGTGATCAGTTCGCCGGCTACCTTGATCTGAAATAATTTGCCCAGGGAATAGCTGTTTGGTGGCAGAAACATTCTCCAGGCGATCGTGTAGAGAATATAGCGTGGGAACCCTATCAGAAAGACCCATCCTAAATTCCAGCCAACCAACCTGATATTCTGGAGAATTTTTGAAGGCCCCAAGACATAAATGATAGAAGTGGCGAGTCCGATCGCGAAGAGAAGAAAAAAAAAGCGTAGGAATTTCACGGTTTGCACTTGGGGTATCAAGAGAACTCTCTTATTGTAAAGGGAAATAGCGATTGACCGGGGATCGTTGCAGAGGTAGGTTCCGCGACTCCATATGGTCCAGGCTGTTATCATTGCCGCCGGAAAAGGGAATCGTCTCCGAAAAGAGAATGGGCGTTTACCTAAGCCGCTTTATTCCGTTGCGGGCCTCCCGATTATTGAAAGGGTGATTCTCTCTGCCAAGAAGGCCGGGATTTCTGAATTTGTGATTGTTATTGGCTGGGCAGGAGAAAGAATTCAACGGTGGCTGGAAGGTCGGCAGAAAAAACTGGGGGTTCGTCTCCAGTTTGTCGTCAATCCTGAATGGGAGAGGGCAAACGGTTTCTCACTGCTGAAGGCAAAGGATCATTTGAGAGATGACTTTGTTCTCCTCATGTCAGACCATATCTTTGATTGGAAGATTCTGGAGAATCTTCTTAAACGACCGCCAGCGCCCGATGAGATGACGTTGGGTGTTGATCGTCGTCTGGAAGAGATTTTCGACGAGACTGATGCGACGAAGGTGAGGACGGAGGGAGACCGGATTCGCGTGATTGGCAAGGAGATCGGTCCGTATGATGCGATTGATACGGGTCTTTTCTATTGTTCGCCTCTTTTTCTGAAGGCCGTGGAGAAGAGTTGTAGAGAAGGGAATGGGAGTATTTCGGAGGCGGTCCAGGCGATGGCGGCTGAAGGGAAGGGAAAGATTTTTGATATTGGCAACCGGTATTGGCAGGATGTCGACACGCCGGAGGCCCTCAAAGAGGCCGAGAGGATTCTTTTTCAGGCGGCGCGGAAGCCGGCAACGGATGGATTTGTGTCGTCGCTTCTCAACCGAAAAATTTCCGGAGTGATTTCCCGCATGCTCATTCGGCTCCCCGTTACCCCGAATCAGATCACCTTTTCATCATTTTTGATTGGTCTGCTCTCCTCCTTTCTCATTTCGCGCGCTGATTATCCCAGTGTCGCACTCGGGGGGCTCCTCTTCCAGTTCGCCTCGATCTACGACGGCTGTGATGGTGAAGTGGCAAAGATCAAAATGGCCCAGTCAAAACTCGGGGAATGGATGGATACCGTTTCTGACAATCTCACGTATCTTGCCTTTTTTGGTGGTGTTTTGATTGCCAGCCTTCGGCAGGGGATTTTCCCTCACACAGTTTCGGTGGGGATCTCGGCACTGACCGGGATTGTTCTATCGATGTTTGTGATGGCCTTTTATTTGATACGGTATACGACTTCCGGCAGTTTTGTGACGGTGCAACAAGACTTGACGAGTGATATCAAAAACCGGCAGCAACCGTCCCTCGGCCGTCTTTTTATGTCTCTCAAATTTCTCGTCAAAAGGGATTTCTTCGCTTTTCTTTTTATGATCCTCTGTCTCTTCAACAAACCACACTGGATCCTTGTCTTCTGGGCGATTGGGGCCAACGCCTTGTGGCTGACGCTGCTCTTTTTGAAGAAAGAGTTTACGCGGGCCAGAACAACGCTACAACCTCAAGATTAGCATGCTATCGAAACAGCTTTCGACCGCGAGAAAAATAGACGGTTTTTATAAATACCTTCATCTCAAGATGAAGGGCGGCGGCCCCCGCCTCATCAACCTCGAGGTGACGAAGCTCTGCAACGCGCAATGCGATTTTTGCCCCTGCTGGGAGATCAAGGACTATCCACAGCTCAAGGATTATGGTCCGGTTATGGAGAAGTTCAAGCCGATCGTCCTCTCCCTGAACGGCGGAGAGCCTCTTTTACGTAAGGATTTGATCGATATTATCGATCAGGTTCGGCCTCATTGTACCTATTTGACTTTGATTACCCATGGACAACTGCTGACGGAGAAGAAGTTCAAGGAGTTCTGGGATCATGGTGTCGATCAGGTCTCTATTTCAAGAAATTATATCGATGCGACCCACGATGAAGAACGCCACCTGCCCGGTTTGACAAAACATTTTGAAAATCTCATCCCCCATTTAACACGCCAGGGATTCGATAATATCGTTTTTAATACGGTGATTATGGATCGGAATATCGATCATATTGTCCCTCTTGCGAGGCAGGCCTATGAATGGGGGGCGAAGATCTCTTTTAGTTCCTATAGCTCGATGAAGAACGACCGGCCGGAGTATCAGGTTCGTGAGGCGGGGCTTCAAAGGCTCAAGGAGGTTGTTGAGGAAATTCTTGTTTTAAGAGGGAAACAGGGGAACATCCTGACCTCCGAGTATTATCTGAAAAAGATTCCGGAATACTTTGAGAATGGTTATGTGAACGACTGCCGGGCCGGTCTTAATTTTATCCAGATGACACCGGATGGTTATATCAAGAGGTGTTCCGAGATGCCGGTCATGATGCATTGGTCTGACTATGAGCCGAAAAAGGTAGAGCAGCCGAACCCCTGCAATGTCTGCTGGCTCTCCTGTCGTGGGGAGACAGAGACCCCGTTGACGGCGGCTCGGATTTGGGAGTTTATAAAGCATTAATGGAGATATGGTTGATCAGCTTTTGGTTAGTACATTTTTGTTGATAAACCATAAGTATTTCTAACTTTTAGCGGGTACAGTCGTATCCGCTAAAAGTTGAAATACTCTAACTTTTAGCGGGTACAGTCGTATCCGCTAAAAGTTGAAATACTATAGGCCGCCTTGGCGGAACTGGTAGACGCGCCAGACTCAAAATCTGGTGGGGGCAACTCCGTCCCGGTTCGACTCCGGGAGGCGGCACAAAAACTTTGACTTCGGGACAATTTTCAAGTTCTACTCCGTCCCTGTCATGGGGAAATCGTTCTTTTTTCTCTTGTTTGTCGTGCTGATCGCCTCGTGCGGGGGGGCTGAAGAGGAGTTTGCTCTCTCGTCTTCCCTCGATGAACCGGTGGATGAAGAGGAGTTTTCCCCTTCCGACACCCTCAAATCGGCCGTTACCAACACCGGGGCCACTGTTGCGGCAGAGGCCGGCTATATTACGGATGGAGCGACCATTACGATTCCGGAAGGTTTTGCTGCCTCACAGTGCGTCTTCACAGCAGCGCTCGCTAACGTCAGCGGCTCGGCTATTTCCTCAAGGGCTACCGTGAATCCGACGACCGGCCAGGTGACCTGCCGGTCGGTGGTTCAGGAGAGGGAGGAAGTTCAACCAACGGAGAAGAGTTGTGTCGCCTCTTATACTGTGATCTGCGCCAAATGACCTCTTTTTCTGATATCACCCTAGATTTTAATAACATGATGGCCGACCGGGTCGGACCGGGCGGAATCCAGGTCTCGGAGATCGACGAGTTGATCCCGGGTTTACGCCAGATCTATCAAGGGCATACGGATTTAAGAAGATTAGGACAGTTGCCGTTCCGCGACCTCCCTTATCAGGAAGAACAGGTCGAGCTTATTCTCAAGGTGGCTCGAAAAATTCGCGAACAGTTTGAGAGTGTTCTGCTCCTGGGCACCGGAGGTTCTTCTCTGGGGGCTGCCTTTCTGCTTCAGGCACTTAGACCGGAGGGCGATCGATCGCCAAGAATCGAGATTTGTGAAGATCTCCACCCTCATACCTGGAAGCTCATGACGGAAAGATTGTCGGAGAAGAAGACATTCTTGGTCGTTGTGAGCAAATCGGGAAAGACGATTGAAACGCTGGCTGCCTTTCTTTTTTTCAGAAAGTGGATGATTGAGAAGGTCGGAGAAGAGACCTACAAAAAGAGCGTGCTGTTTATTACCGATCCTCAAAAAGGCCCCCTTCGGAGGATCGCTGAGTCTGAAAAAATTGAGACACTGTCTGTTCCGCCTGGCGTGGGGGGACGTTACTCGATCCTTTCCACGGTCGGTCTGATCCCGACCGCCTGTGTTGGTATTGAGATCCGCGAGATTATGGCCGGGGCGCGTCGAATGGACCAACGTTGCCAGAGGGAGGATGTCTGGATGAATCCTGCGGAGATGTCGGCGGCCCTTCATTATCTATTGGATCTGAAACGTCGTAAGAAGATGAGGGTGATCATGCCGTACGACGACCGGCTTCGGGCCTACACCGATTGGTTTGCCCAGCTTTGGGCTGAGAGTCTGGGGAAGAGGTTTTCACTGAAGGGTGAGGAGGTTCGGGCTGGCTCCACACCGGTCAAGGCGCAAGGGTCGATTGATCAACATTCCCAGCTCCAGCTCTATCTGGAAGGGAGCCAGGACAAGACCGTAACGCTCATTGCCGTCGAACAGCCGGCGGTTGATTACCGGATTCCACAGGCATACGAAAATATCCCGGAATTCAGCCTTTTGGTGAACAAGGGGACCCAGCAGCTCCTGACGATTCAACGGCGATCGACCGAGGCCGCTTTGAGTCAGGTCGGTTGTCCCAATATGACGATTGAACTTAAGTCGGTGAATCCGTACACGATCGGTCAACTTCTCTATCTGGCGGAGGTTGAGACCATTTTTGCCGGGACGCTCTATAACATCAATCCGTTTGATCAGCCAGGCGTTGAATTGATCAAGAATTACATCCGGGGTTTTCTGGGTGAACCGGAGTACCGTAAATACAGGCAGGTTGTGGAGGGGAACAAGAAGGACAGTCGCTACACTATTTAGAGATGAGAGGGGTCTCCTCCGTTTCCCGTTCGAGAACCAATGAGCCCTCCCGTCGTTGGAGCTGGTAGTGGTGTAGAATGCTCCTCGGCATAGGACTCTGTTCCAGGGATAGATGAGTCTCCGCTTCCCGTTTGAGAACTCGTAAAGCCTCCTCCCGTCGGTACATCCGGTGATGTGTCAAAAGTAATCTCGGAATAGGATGATGGGTCTAGAAGATTACGATTTGATTCAAAGGCGCTTCTTAAGCGAAGGCGGTCTCTCAGCTCATCCCCCACAGTAAAGCGGACCTCGAGAGAGGTTGTTTCATCGAGTGAGACCTGAAGACTCAACCCCTCCGGATCGCTTCTGAGATTCCCGTCCGGGTCAACCTCGAAAGAGGCGCTCGTGGAGTGAAAAGGTTCATCGCTTGTCAAATCGTCATAAAAGGAGACCGTGAGGTCCTGCTGATCGACATCAAAGGTCGTCTCAAAAAAGCCTCCCTCCAGTTCCAGAAGGGGCCGTCGTTCGGAAGTCGGATTATCCCGGAGATAAGTGATGAGTCTCTCCAGGGGGGAGAGGCTCTCTTCCGTCTCCTCTTCGGCCTGATCTCCCGTTTCCGAATCAGAACTCTCGGAACCGGCGGTGTTTGTCGGATTGCCGGCACGTGTCGCCTCCTGGGTCGTTGGGATGAGGAGAGAGATCTCACCAGATTCTTCGAGGCATCCTGCGATCAAGGCAGAGGAGAATAACAGGGTAACCAATAAGGGAAACGGTGTATTCATTATTTTCCTCCTGAGACTACCGTCAACGGAAAGAGCTGAAAGTTAAATTGATAGACGGTTGTTGCTAAAGGATCCTCCCCCTCAAGATTCTGCATGAGTCGGTTCTGAAATTCCTGTATCTCCTGCTTCATTTGGCGGAATTTTTCCGGTGAGAGGGCCGCTGTGATGCATGAAACCTCGCGGTCGGTACCATGGTTTTTTGAGAGAGATTCCTTGGCACGATCGAGCATCTGTCGATGAAAATGGGTCATACAAACCTCCTCGACCTCTGGAGAGGTTTCCACATTTTTACTCGTCACGCTCAATCGTCCATCGGGGTCTCTCTCGACGAGCTTTAATTCAAAGAGGAGTTGGATCCCCCGTTTGATCTCAGCCGGGGTTAATTGCTTCCCCAACTTACGGATGATCCAGGCGTGGTCCTCTTTAAAATGAGACGTCCCGATGAGCTCACGAATGACCGGCAAGTACCAGTGGGAGAAATATTCGTACTGACAACTCTGGATCCGGAGCCCGTTCTCCTTTTTAAGGATCGGGAGCAGTTGTTCATAGTAATGCTGTTTCGTCTCCATATCCTTTGACTGATTGAACCGAACAAGGTTTTCAAAGTAGAATCGTTCTTTGGTTGTGAGTCCCAATGCCCGACAGATACCGTCTATCGATTTATCGGCGATGTTTTTCTTTCTCCGGATCAGATCGAGCAGATAACTGGGCGAGGTGAACCCGGCCTTTCGTGAGAAAACTCGGTGGGAAAATCGGGGATTCTCCTTTTTTCGTTTAAGATAAAAATCGGCCAGAAACTGTCGATAATCGGTGTATCCTATCAGGGAAGGGGTTTCAGGCCCTTGTGTTGGTTCTAAGGAATCCATAACGCGTGTTTATTATCGTATTCCGTACCCATAGGTTTCGTTAAAAAACAATCGCCGGGAATTTGACTTTCGGGATCAAGTCAAATTGATTGTAATCAATTGATTTTAAATAACTTTTATAAAAAGCCCTTCAAAAATATTCTACTCAAAATAGTGTTTAAGTGTACGCCAGGTAGGTACAGATTTCTCAAAAACGGGTCATTTTTAAGCGACATTAATAGTTCTTCATCGAGACCTGAAATGAAAAATGATCCGAGTGGTTCGGATCTTAAAGATCAAATTCAAGGAAGAGGAGGAATTATGAGAGGCATCCATCCAGCGGCATCCGCTGTCGTAGAGGCGGCTATTGCCATGTTAAGAGCGGGTAGAGGAACAAGGGTCATCAGTGCAACTCAAGAGTTTGTTGTGCCGGTTGGAAGGATCGTCGGTGGAGGAGAACGGTTGGTCTATCCTGCCGGAGAGAAAATAGGTCAGGCGATTGTTGATTGCAGAGGGAGGCCGGTTGGCAGATTAGGAGTCGTCTTTTTTAATAATGAGAAGCAGGCCTGGCAGGCGGCAAGAGGGGATGGAACTGCTGTTATTATAATGAACGGGATTGACAAACTGACGGCGAACCGTCTTCGTGGCACGTATAGAGAGCTTATTGGTAGTTCTGCTCTTAGTCCTGAAACCCCCAATCTAGTGGGGCTCCTTAATTTTTTACGGGCAGCCAATGTCAGGGATCTCTATGGGTCTACCAGGAAGTATGTCCAATCTCACATGGTGCCGGTTGACGGTTTAAATGTTTTTACCGCCTTTGGTGAGACGTTTGGTCATATGAGGGGTTCGCATGATGTTTCTTTGGCTATCTACTTCGCGCAACCATTTGCATTTGCCGGTCCGGTGGCAACGTCTCAGATATTTAAACGGGGTGGAGTTCTGCTCTTTCGGTCCTCAGCAGATGCAGTCCAAGCAATACCACCGGATGTTTTTGCGCGGACCTACAGGTTGGCAGATGGAGCCCGTGAGATTAGTGATATGAGTGAGATTGTTCCGGTTCCACCCATTTCACCAAACTGAGAAAAATCTTTTAACCAAACCAGGGGGAGCGGCGTTGTTTCAATCCGTCCATCACCATCTCCTGGATCGTCCCACGAACCTCTTCGGAGAGACGGTTGACGAGGAGCTGGTCTTCTGCCGCTTCAGACGGGTATTGCTTGTGGAGCTCAATAGGCTTTCCGAAACTGATCGTCCATTTGGAGGGGAAAGGGATGAGCCCCAGCGGACCGAGGAGCGGGAGGGTAGGGGTTACCGGTAAATAGGGGATCCCCAACGGTTTGGCCAGTACGGTCGACTTGTAAAGGATCGGATGGATCTCTTCGGCGCCGATAACAGAAACGGGGATAATTGGGGAACCGGTCGTAAGGGCCAGCTTGACGAAACCGCCGCGCCCAAACCTCTGGAGCC is part of the Deltaproteobacteria bacterium genome and encodes:
- a CDS encoding TIGR02147 family protein, which codes for MDSLEPTQGPETPSLIGYTDYRQFLADFYLKRKKENPRFSHRVFSRKAGFTSPSYLLDLIRRKKNIADKSIDGICRALGLTTKERFYFENLVRFNQSKDMETKQHYYEQLLPILKKENGLRIQSCQYEYFSHWYLPVIRELIGTSHFKEDHAWIIRKLGKQLTPAEIKRGIQLLFELKLVERDPDGRLSVTSKNVETSPEVEEVCMTHFHRQMLDRAKESLSKNHGTDREVSCITAALSPEKFRQMKQEIQEFQNRLMQNLEGEDPLATTVYQFNFQLFPLTVVSGGK
- a CDS encoding glucose-6-phosphate isomerase (catalyzes the formation of D-fructose 6-phosphate from D-glucose 6-phosphate) translates to MMADRVGPGGIQVSEIDELIPGLRQIYQGHTDLRRLGQLPFRDLPYQEEQVELILKVARKIREQFESVLLLGTGGSSLGAAFLLQALRPEGDRSPRIEICEDLHPHTWKLMTERLSEKKTFLVVVSKSGKTIETLAAFLFFRKWMIEKVGEETYKKSVLFITDPQKGPLRRIAESEKIETLSVPPGVGGRYSILSTVGLIPTACVGIEIREIMAGARRMDQRCQREDVWMNPAEMSAALHYLLDLKRRKKMRVIMPYDDRLRAYTDWFAQLWAESLGKRFSLKGEEVRAGSTPVKAQGSIDQHSQLQLYLEGSQDKTVTLIAVEQPAVDYRIPQAYENIPEFSLLVNKGTQQLLTIQRRSTEAALSQVGCPNMTIELKSVNPYTIGQLLYLAEVETIFAGTLYNINPFDQPGVELIKNYIRGFLGEPEYRKYRQVVEGNKKDSRYTI
- a CDS encoding NTP transferase domain-containing protein; this translates as MVQAVIIAAGKGNRLRKENGRLPKPLYSVAGLPIIERVILSAKKAGISEFVIVIGWAGERIQRWLEGRQKKLGVRLQFVVNPEWERANGFSLLKAKDHLRDDFVLLMSDHIFDWKILENLLKRPPAPDEMTLGVDRRLEEIFDETDATKVRTEGDRIRVIGKEIGPYDAIDTGLFYCSPLFLKAVEKSCREGNGSISEAVQAMAAEGKGKIFDIGNRYWQDVDTPEALKEAERILFQAARKPATDGFVSSLLNRKISGVISRMLIRLPVTPNQITFSSFLIGLLSSFLISRADYPSVALGGLLFQFASIYDGCDGEVAKIKMAQSKLGEWMDTVSDNLTYLAFFGGVLIASLRQGIFPHTVSVGISALTGIVLSMFVMAFYLIRYTTSGSFVTVQQDLTSDIKNRQQPSLGRLFMSLKFLVKRDFFAFLFMILCLFNKPHWILVFWAIGANALWLTLLFLKKEFTRARTTLQPQD
- a CDS encoding radical SAM protein, which translates into the protein MLSKQLSTARKIDGFYKYLHLKMKGGGPRLINLEVTKLCNAQCDFCPCWEIKDYPQLKDYGPVMEKFKPIVLSLNGGEPLLRKDLIDIIDQVRPHCTYLTLITHGQLLTEKKFKEFWDHGVDQVSISRNYIDATHDEERHLPGLTKHFENLIPHLTRQGFDNIVFNTVIMDRNIDHIVPLARQAYEWGAKISFSSYSSMKNDRPEYQVREAGLQRLKEVVEEILVLRGKQGNILTSEYYLKKIPEYFENGYVNDCRAGLNFIQMTPDGYIKRCSEMPVMMHWSDYEPKKVEQPNPCNVCWLSCRGETETPLTAARIWEFIKH
- a CDS encoding flippase-like domain-containing protein, which encodes MKFLRFFFLLFAIGLATSIIYVLGPSKILQNIRLVGWNLGWVFLIGFPRYILYTIAWRMFLPPNSYSLGKLFQIKVAGELITRSTPVHFLGGDTARILLMGKRLSRTDQAGSVIIDRTVMTFGGGIIVLLGLMLASFRLPLSLLPQLTLWLLVGLLFAGLFFIISHQKKTAFESLLNLLGRIGFKRWIKPTWVEKTKEIDTSIRRYYEKGHSDFLKAVGIIVVARLTVALEIFLLLKFLNIPLGFLEAIIFSSMSLLMTVLFFLFPGNLGILEGTYGVLFHWLGFDPATGVSLELLRKLNSGLWYFVGAAIALTFKREAVVRKRDEGKNLQQAS
- a CDS encoding carboxypeptidase regulatory-like domain-containing protein; its protein translation is MKALRLLTLVAVLLVSGLLLLPELHSQGAAGTIKGTVKLTGTPPAVKPLKKQADPYCAKNPSNDETVVVNGNGTLKNVAVRIKGPVVGAVASPTTVNVTLDQNQCMYVPRVAALGLGQKLSIKNSDPVLHNVHCYNGPQTCFNQAQMKGAKDIEKELAPGLYKMKCDVHPWMTGYVVVGENPFVSVTGGTGEFSLANVPAGTYTVEAWHELYGTQTAQVTVAAGGAATADFTFAVK
- a CDS encoding DUF1802 family protein, which translates into the protein MKEKTCNKLLKEWAIVCKALGEGRQIFVARKGGISEETEGFVVENRSFFLFPTTLHQNREEIKPEFYLDLELIGSEESQGKILLQYFAEVTATVVCQDKRSLHHLLKEHIWTNSFLESRFDYRGDGRLTLLILRVYELPQMIELPMKTSYRGCKSWVTISPPLTVPLGLRPVLSDSEFFQQSLSLIKR